The following proteins are co-located in the Sporichthyaceae bacterium genome:
- the bioB gene encoding biotin synthase BioB, which translates to MTQIAAEGTLPDVLVRARELVLEQGIGLTEADVLAVLNLPDEAVPDLLALAHAVRMRWCGPEVEVEGIVSLKTGGCPEDCHFCSQSGQFTSPVRSAWLDIPSLVEAAKATAATGATEFCIVAAVRGPDARLMSQMREGVAAIQAAVNIQVAASLGMLTQEQVDELAQIGVHRYNHNLETARSYFTNVVTTHTWEERWDTLSMVREAGMEVCCGGILGMGETLGQRAEFAAQLAALEPDEVPLNFLNPRPGTPFGDLEPLTAADALRAIAAYRLALPRTILRFAGGREITLGDLGTRDGLLGGINAVIVGNYLTTLGRDPSEDLDLLRELSMPIKAIAAAV; encoded by the coding sequence GTGACGCAGATCGCAGCCGAAGGCACGCTGCCCGACGTCCTGGTCCGCGCTCGCGAACTGGTCCTGGAGCAGGGCATCGGGCTGACCGAGGCCGACGTCCTGGCGGTGCTGAACCTGCCCGACGAAGCCGTGCCGGACCTGCTGGCCCTCGCCCACGCGGTGCGGATGCGCTGGTGCGGCCCGGAGGTCGAGGTCGAGGGCATCGTCTCGCTGAAGACCGGCGGCTGCCCGGAGGACTGCCACTTCTGCTCCCAGTCCGGCCAGTTCACCTCCCCGGTGCGCTCTGCCTGGCTGGACATTCCCTCGCTGGTCGAGGCGGCCAAGGCCACCGCCGCGACCGGAGCCACCGAGTTCTGCATCGTCGCGGCCGTACGCGGCCCCGACGCCCGACTGATGAGCCAGATGCGCGAAGGCGTCGCGGCGATCCAGGCCGCCGTGAACATCCAGGTCGCCGCATCCCTGGGCATGCTCACCCAGGAACAGGTCGACGAACTCGCGCAGATCGGCGTGCACCGCTACAACCACAACCTGGAGACCGCCCGCTCCTACTTCACCAACGTGGTCACCACCCACACCTGGGAAGAGCGCTGGGACACCCTGTCGATGGTCCGCGAAGCCGGCATGGAGGTCTGCTGCGGCGGCATCCTCGGCATGGGCGAGACCCTGGGACAACGCGCCGAGTTCGCCGCCCAACTCGCGGCGCTGGAGCCCGACGAGGTCCCGCTGAACTTCCTCAACCCGCGCCCGGGTACCCCCTTCGGCGACCTCGAACCACTCACCGCCGCCGACGCCCTGCGCGCGATCGCCGCCTACCGCCTCGCCCTGCCGCGCACCATTCTGCGGTTCGCCGGCGGCCGCGAGATCACCCTGGGTGATCTCGGCACCCGCGACGGACTGCTCGGCGGCATCAACGCCGTGATCGTCGGCAACTACCTGACCACCCTGGGCCGGGACCCGTCGGAGGACCTCGACCTGCTCCGCGAACTCTCGATGCCGATCAAGGCGATCGCCGCCGCGGTCTGA
- a CDS encoding DUF3311 domain-containing protein, whose amino-acid sequence MRKHAGWLLLIPIVACLVPSVFNRRTPALDGIPFFYWGQLLLVPFSALAAVAVLVLERGGKGDDTGGDK is encoded by the coding sequence TTGCGTAAGCACGCCGGATGGCTCCTGCTCATCCCGATCGTCGCCTGCCTGGTGCCGTCGGTGTTCAACCGGCGCACTCCCGCGCTGGACGGCATCCCCTTCTTCTACTGGGGCCAACTGCTGCTCGTCCCGTTTTCCGCCCTGGCCGCGGTAGCCGTGCTCGTGCTCGAGCGCGGCGGTAAGGGCGACGACACCGGCGGCGACAAGTGA
- the bioD gene encoding dethiobiotin synthase has protein sequence MSVLVVTGTGTGVGKTIVTAALAALALDRGSDVAVVKIAQTGVGPDEPGDLARIAALSGATNLHEFARYPDPLSPEAATRTSGLAPVDLDAAAERIADLACLHRLVLVEGAGGLLVRYTADGATLADLARNLKVPVLVVTEPGLGTLNATALTLEAMAHRGLEPAGLVIGSWPAEPDLAARCNVEDLTTLAARPLAGLMAANIGALDGVTFLAEARKGLAPPLGGKFDAAEFGRTESWARRRSTHEQESER, from the coding sequence GTGAGCGTGCTCGTGGTCACCGGGACGGGGACCGGGGTCGGCAAGACGATCGTCACCGCGGCGCTGGCGGCCCTTGCGCTGGATCGCGGGTCCGACGTCGCGGTGGTGAAGATCGCGCAGACCGGCGTCGGTCCCGACGAGCCCGGCGACCTCGCCCGGATCGCCGCCCTGTCCGGTGCCACGAACCTCCACGAGTTCGCCCGGTACCCCGACCCGCTGTCCCCCGAGGCGGCCACGCGGACCAGCGGCCTGGCGCCGGTCGACCTGGACGCTGCGGCCGAGCGGATCGCCGACCTCGCCTGCCTGCACCGGCTCGTGCTGGTCGAGGGCGCAGGCGGGTTGCTCGTCCGCTACACCGCCGACGGCGCCACGCTGGCCGACCTGGCCCGCAACCTGAAAGTCCCGGTGCTCGTCGTCACCGAACCAGGCCTGGGCACCCTGAACGCCACCGCGTTGACGCTGGAGGCGATGGCCCACCGTGGGTTGGAGCCCGCCGGCCTGGTCATCGGGTCCTGGCCGGCCGAGCCCGACCTCGCCGCCCGCTGCAACGTGGAGGACCTCACCACCCTGGCCGCCCGCCCGCTCGCCGGGTTAATGGCTGCTAACATTGGCGCGCTCGACGGGGTGACATTCCTCGCGGAAGCCCGGAAGGGTCTGGCTCCCCCGCTCGGGGGGAAGTTCGATGCGGCAGAATTCGGGCGAACTGAGTCATGGGCGCGACGAAGGAGCACCCATGAGCAGGAGTCCGAACGATAA